In Acidobacteriota bacterium, the genomic window ACGGCGCGTTCATGTTGATGCCGGTTTGGAAGTTCGAACTGGCGACCAATGGGCGCGTGGCATCCGCGGGAAACAATGTCAAAAAGCCATTGGCTTGCGGATTAACCGTTGTTGCGTTGCCGACTAGGGCTAAAGTTCCAGCGGGAATCAGCACGCCATCACAGGTTGTCGTCCCAAGCTGCGTCGTTGTCGAACCAGCGGCGAGTTGCGCGCCGGGCGTGAAGCAAGCGGTTGCGCCTGCGCGCGAATCCATCAAGCGCACTGGATGCGGCAACGGATGAAAATACAAACCGCTCGCTGAAGGCGGCGCGTAGTATCCCGTAATGTCCACGACGACATTCGTGTTGGTGGTAACGTAAATGTTGAAGGCTCCATCGCCCGCGCCGAGTCCCACGGTAAAGACGTTGTTCAAGACTTGATTCGCCGCGAAGTTTGAGTTGGCAACGAGTGGTCGCGTGACATCGCTGGGATAAAGCGTCAAAAAGCCTCCGCCGGATTCGACCGTTGTGATGTTGCCGGTCAGCGCTTTGGCATTGGCCGGAATCGTCAAGCCGTCGCAGGTTCTGCCCGCCGCGGCTTGCGTTCGCGACGTGTTGCCGGGAATCTGCGCTCCTGGCGTGTCGCATCCCGTCGCGCCGAGGCGCGTATCCAGCAAGCGCACCGGATGCGCCAGGGGATAAAACTGCAAGCCGCTGCTGATGGTGCTGATGGTCACCGCATAGGTCTGGAATCCTGAACAGCCGAAATTGTCCGTCGCCGTGATCGTGAAATTGAATGTTCCCGCTGCCGTAGGCGTTCCGGACAAAGTATTTCCGACCAAATTCAACCCTGTCGGCAGATTGCCAATGCTGACGGAAAAACTATACGGCGCAGTTCCGCCTGACGCGCTGAACATCTGAGTAGGATAGCTGACGCTGACAGTCCCGTTCGGAAGCGTTGACGGACCAACCAGAATGGTTTGGCATCCGCCGCTCTGCCCGCTGACCACAAAGCCACCTTCGACGGAGTATTGCCCGCCGCTCGAAGCGCCAACCACGCTTTGCCCAATCACACCGGTTTCGGCATAACTCCCGCCAGAACTTGCGCCGCCACCACCCGCGATGACCGATTGCGTGATGTTGTAACTGCCGCCGCTTTGCGCTGGTTCCATTGGGTGCGGTGCGACAACCGTCGCTGCAGCCGGATACGAGGTGTGCTTGACCTCGTTCGCTTGATGCGCGTGGTAAGCCCAATGTGCAAAACCAGTAACGCTCGTCAGCACAAGCAGGCTCAGCAGAATCGGGAATTGTTCGCCTCGCGTGTCATTTGCCATAGCTGCCTCCGATTGCTGCGAGAAAATTGCAGTGTCAGATTGCCTTGAAAATCATTACTCTTTCGCAGCCAAGTGCTTTTTTGAAAGCGGCGATCTTCAAACCAGGAATGCGCCCATTCGGCATCTCAATGCCGCCGAGTCGAGCGAGCCTTCTTACGCAACGCCTTTTCAACCGCGCGGACCCGCACTTGTAATGCCGCGTTGG contains:
- a CDS encoding putative Ig domain-containing protein, whose product is MANDTRGEQFPILLSLLVLTSVTGFAHWAYHAHQANEVKHTSYPAAATVVAPHPMEPAQSGGSYNITQSVIAGGGGASSGGSYAETGVIGQSVVGASSGGQYSVEGGFVVSGQSGGCQTILVGPSTLPNGTVSVSYPTQMFSASGGTAPYSFSVSIGNLPTGLNLVGNTLSGTPTAAGTFNFTITATDNFGCSGFQTYAVTISTISSGLQFYPLAHPVRLLDTRLGATGCDTPGAQIPGNTSRTQAAAGRTCDGLTIPANAKALTGNITTVESGGGFLTLYPSDVTRPLVANSNFAANQVLNNVFTVGLGAGDGAFNIYVTTNTNVVVDITGYYAPPSASGLYFHPLPHPVRLMDSRAGATACFTPGAQLAAGSTTTQLGTTTCDGVLIPAGTLALVGNATTVNPQANGFLTLFPADATRPLVASSNFQTGINMNAPFTVGLSPSGQFNIYTAATTDLVVDVLGYFSTQLNDTNGQGLLFNPLPTPVRLLDTRAGQTGCFTPGAQMIGGTAYLQPATGVCTGIPAAAKAVVGNATTVNVSANGFLTFWPSDATQPFIATSNYRTGIVFNRHFTVGLGADGAFKRYAASTTDLVIDLSGYFAP